The Desulfobulbaceae bacterium genome contains the following window.
AGGTTGGCATTGTTCTGGGTAGTGATTCGGACCTGCCTGTCTTTCAGGGCTGTATTGACTTTTTAAAGAAGATGGATGTTCGATTTGAGCTGATTGTAGCTTCTGCACATCGGACACCCGAGCGCGCCGGAGCGTATGCTGAAACAGCGCGACAAAGAGGCTTAAAAATCATTATTGCCGGTGCTGGTATGGCGGCTCATCTTGCAGGCGTATTGGCGGCACACACAACAGTACCGATTATTGGTGTGCCGATTGACTCCTCCTCATTAAAGGGACTCGACGCATTATTGGCAACTGTTCAAATGCCCCCCGGCGTACCGGTGGCGACTATGGGGATTGGCAAGTCTGGTGCAAAAAATGCCGCCATTCTAGCCTGTCAGATTTTGTCTGTTGCAGACAGTTCTCTTGTCGATAAATTAGCTGATTTCAAGGCTGAGATGGCTCGAGAGGTTGAAGAAAAATCTAAAAGAATAGAGATATGCTGTTAGCTCTAGTTAACCATGGGTAGTGCTGTGTTGTCAGACGGCTGTTTGCCTGAAACGATTATCCGGGCAGCAGCTGTGATACAGGCAGGTGGTGTCGTTGCTTTTCCCACGGAGACTTATTATGGGCTTGCTGTGGATCCCTTTAATGACGAAGCCTTGCAACGCCTTTTTGAAATCAAGAAAAGACCATTTTGTAAGCCGATTCTTGTTCTTATCAACACTTACAAGCAGTTGCCCTTATTAGTTGATTCCATACCTGTGCAGTATCAAAACATTATGGAACAGTTCTGGCCTGGCCCGCTCACTCTCATTTTTCCTGCTAAAGCAGGTGTCTCGACGATTCTAACCGGCAACACCGATACCGTTGGTGTTCGTATCTCTTCCAATCCCGTAGCCCAAAGGCTGGTGGCTAGTACAGGTATACCGATCACGGCCACCAGCGCTAATTTGTCCGGTGAGAATCCGGCCTCCTCGCCCTCAGAAGTTAGGCAGCAATTTGGTGAACAGTTGGACATGATTATTGACGGGGGAATGACTCGTGGAGGCTGCGGATCTACCATTGTAGGTTTTGCGGCGAAGAGTCTACAGATAATTCGTGCCGGTGTGATTTCTGCCTCTCGCCTTGGCATATGAGATAATGGTGAGCCTGCTGTTAATAGTCAGCTGAATAAGTTACACTGAAAACAAGATAAGTTGCCTGTGTAACTCTTTTTAAGCTAACATCAAGGGGTGGCAGTTTCGTTAATAATGTATATGAGGTGTGTATGGCTGATTTGCAGTGGGATCAATCATTTGCTTTTGAACAGTCCGGTGAAGATAGAGAACTGTTGCTGGAGCTGTTGGGCTTGTTGAAAAGCTCTTCATTGTCTGATCTGGAAAAAATAAAAGTAGGCCTGGCCGATGGTGATGGTGACGCGGTGGCAGATGCAGCACACAGTATCAAGGGTGCTGCGGCAAGTCTTGGAGTAGAAGGGCTTCGTGGGGTAGCTTATGATATTGAAAAGAAAGGTAGAGCTGGACTACAGGCTGATATTGAGGTCGGAATTCTGGAAGACCTTGTTGGACAACTGGATACACTCACTGTTACCTGATAGCGCCACAGCCAAAACTTTGAATGAATTGAACCTCTATGTACACCCCTGAAAAACTTATAGATAAGTTTAAAGACGGAAAAACCCTTCCTCATGTGGCGATTAAAGTCACGCAGATGGTCAATGATGAAAGCACGACCATGCATGATTTTGAGGAAACCATTCAACTTGATCCAATTCTGGTTTCGCGTCTACTACGGTTGGTAAATAGCCCGTATTTTGCCTTATCTAATAGAATAGAATCCATTGCCAAAGCTGTTGTCTTTGTCGGGATGAAGAGCCTGCGAAATCTTGTGGCAGTTGAGGCTTTGCGAGATATTTTTAATGATGACGACGATGCTGTGGGCTTTTCACGAAAGCATCTGTGGATGCACTCTGCCACTGTTGCCTTATTAACTGATATGATAGGTAAACGGATTTTTGGCGATTCACGGGAGGATCTTTTTCTGGCCGGAATCATTCATGATATTGGACTCATTGTTGAAGATCAGGTCGTTGGCGGATTATTGCGTGAGGCTTGCCAGCTCTATACTGCTGGAAAAGGAACCTTGGTGGAATGTGAGCGTCAGATAATTGGGACTGATCACAGTGAGGTTGGCTACAAGCTTGCCAAGGAATGGAAAATGCCGGATGATGTCCTGACGGCGATTCGGTATCACCATGCTTTGGGAAAAGAACCGCCCGCTAACAGTGTTACAGGGATCCTCCAGTTGTCTGAATATATGGCTGGCAAAATGAAGTA
Protein-coding sequences here:
- a CDS encoding threonylcarbamoyl-AMP synthase, which encodes MGSAVLSDGCLPETIIRAAAVIQAGGVVAFPTETYYGLAVDPFNDEALQRLFEIKKRPFCKPILVLINTYKQLPLLVDSIPVQYQNIMEQFWPGPLTLIFPAKAGVSTILTGNTDTVGVRISSNPVAQRLVASTGIPITATSANLSGENPASSPSEVRQQFGEQLDMIIDGGMTRGGCGSTIVGFAAKSLQIIRAGVISASRLGI
- a CDS encoding Hpt domain-containing protein gives rise to the protein MADLQWDQSFAFEQSGEDRELLLELLGLLKSSSLSDLEKIKVGLADGDGDAVADAAHSIKGAAASLGVEGLRGVAYDIEKKGRAGLQADIEVGILEDLVGQLDTLTVT
- a CDS encoding HDOD domain-containing protein, whose protein sequence is MYTPEKLIDKFKDGKTLPHVAIKVTQMVNDESTTMHDFEETIQLDPILVSRLLRLVNSPYFALSNRIESIAKAVVFVGMKSLRNLVAVEALRDIFNDDDDAVGFSRKHLWMHSATVALLTDMIGKRIFGDSREDLFLAGIIHDIGLIVEDQVVGGLLREACQLYTAGKGTLVECERQIIGTDHSEVGYKLAKEWKMPDDVLTAIRYHHALGKEPPANSVTGILQLSEYMAGKMKYAVMPEKIEPLAPHLVKHVKSMMSNYKIIVRDLPQEMEKAKDLYDPQGY